A portion of the Mustela erminea isolate mMusErm1 chromosome 19, mMusErm1.Pri, whole genome shotgun sequence genome contains these proteins:
- the NOSIP gene encoding nitric oxide synthase-interacting protein, with protein sequence MTRHGKNCTAGAVYTYHEKKKDTAASGYGTQNIRLSRDAVKDFDCCCLSLQPCHDPVVTPDGYLYEREAILEYILHQKKEIARQMKAYEKQRGARREEQKELQRAAAQDQVRGFLEKEAAIVSRPLNPFTPKAASGNSPDDARPGSSAGPTSKDKDKALPSFWIPSLTPEAKATKLEKPSRIVTCPMSGKPLRMSDLTPVRFTPLDSSVDRVGLITRSERYVCAVTRDSLSNATPCAVLRPSGAVVTLECVEKLIRKDMVDPVNGEKLTDRDIIVLQRGGTGFAGSGVKLQAEKSRPVMQA encoded by the exons ATGACACGGCATGGCAAGAACTGCACAGCAGGAGCCGTCTACACCTACCACGAGAAGAAGAAGGACACAG CGGCCTCGGGCTACGGGACCCAGAACATTCGACTGAGCCGGGATGCTGTCAAGGACTTTGACTGCTGCTGCCTCTCTCTGCAGCCCTGTCATGACCCTGTTGTCAC CCCGGATGGCTACCTATATGAGCGGGAGGCAATCCTGGAGTACATTTTGCACCAGAAGAAGGAGATCGCCAGGCAGATGAAG GCCTACGAGAAGCAGCGGGGGGCCCGgcgggaggagcagaaagagctgcagcGGGCTGCGGCCCAGGACCAGGTGCGGGGCTTCCTAGAGAAGGAGGCAGCCATCGTAAGCCGGCCCCTCAACCCCTTCACGCCCAAGGCAGCCTCTGGGAACAGCCCAG ATGATGCCCGACCTGGGTCCAGTGCAGGCCCCACAAGCAAGGACAAGGACAAAGCGCTGCCCAGCTTCTGGATCCCGTCGCTGACCCCCGAGGCCAAGGCCACCAAGCTGGAGAAGCCT TCGCGCATCGTGACCTGCCCTATGTCCGGGAAGCCACTGCGCATGTCGGACCTGACCCCCGTGCGCTTCACGCCGCTCGACAGCTCCGTGGACCGCGTGGGGCTCATCACACGCAGTGAGCGCTACGTGTGCGCCGTGACCCGCGACAGCCTGAGCAACGCCACGCCTTGCGCTGTGCTGCGGCCCTC TGGGGCTGTGGTCACCCTGGAGTGCGTGGAGAAGCTGATTCGGAAAGACATGGTAGACCCCGTGAATGGGGAGAAGCTGACAGACCGCGACATCATTGTGCTGCAACGG ggcGGTACAGGCTTCGCGGGCTCTGGAGTGAAGCTGCAGGCTGAGAAGTCGAGGCCCGTGATGCAGGCCTGA